GGCGCCGGGGTGTTCCCTCACCCGAATGGCGCAGTGGTGGGTACGTGCTCTGGCCTGAACGCCGTTCAGATTCGGCGGTGCGGGGCGGGCCGGGCGTCCATAATCACGGGCGATGAACATTCTGGTGACGGGCGCGACCGGGTTCCTGGGTGGGGTGACGGCCCGTGAACTCGCGCGGGCCGGGCACGCCGTGACGGGCCTGGGCCGGGACGGGGCGCGGGGCGCGGCGCTGGAGGCGGACGGTGTGCGTTTCGTGGCGGCCGACCTGCGCGGCGCGGACTGGGACACCCTGCTGGACGGTGTGGATGGCGTGGTGCACGCGGCGGCCCGCTCGACCCTGTGGGGGCACGCGGCGGACTTCCACGCGGACAACGTGACCCCCAGCGCCGCGCTGGCCCGGGCGTGCGCGCGGCGCGGCGTGCGGCTGGTGCATGTCAGCACGCCCAGCGTGTACAACGCCACCGGAGTGACCGATCAGGTGCGCGAGGACACCCTGGTCGGCCCGCGCTTCGACAGCCTGTACGCCCGCAGCAAGTGGCAGGCCGAACAGGCGGTGCGGGCGGCGCTGCCCGACGCGACGGTGCTGCGCCCACGCGGCATTTATGGCGTGGGGGACACCAGCATCGTGCCCCGGCTGGCGGCGGCGCTGCGCGCGGGCCGCCTGCCCCGCCTGACGGGCAGCGAGGTCTGGACGGACCTGACCGACGTGCGCAACGTCACGCACGCGATCACGCTGGCACTGGCCCGCCCCGCGCCCGGCGTGTTCAACATCACCGACGGGCAGGCCATCCCGCTGTGGGCGACGCTGGACCGGCTGGCCGACACGCTGGGCGTCCCCAGACCGACGCGGCGCGTGCCCGCGCGGCTGCTGGAGGGGCTCGCGGCGGCGCTGGAACTCGGCGCGCGCCTGCACCCCGCGCAGCCCGAGCCGCCCTTGACCGCCAGCGGTGTGCGCCTGCTGACGCGGCCCATGACGCTGGACCTGACCCGCGCCCGCGAGCGGCTGGGCTACGCGCCGGTCGTCACGCCAGAGCAGGGCTTCGCGGACGTGTTCGCCGGACTGCGCGGAGGGACGGCGTGAGCGTCCGGGTCATTCCCCTGCGGGCCGGATCGTGCCTGAACCTCGCGGCGATCACCGAGCGCGGCGCCCCGTGGCGGGTGCAGGCGTACCCGGCGGGCTTCACGCTGATCCTGCACCCCACGCGCGGCCCGGTGCTGTTCGACACCGGCTACGGCGCGGACGTCGTGACCGCCATGCGCCGCTGGCCGGGCGTGATCTACGGCCTGATCACCCCCGTGCAGTTCGGCCCGCACGACTCGGCGCGCGAGCAACTGCGCGTCCTGGGCTTCCCCCCGGAGGAGGTGCAGCACGTGATCGTCTCGCACCTGCACGCCGATCACGTGGGCGGGCTGCGCGACTTCCCGCACGCGACCTTTCACCTGGATCGCCGCGCCTGGGAGCCCCTGCGGGCGCTGCGGGGTGTGCGGGCGGTGCGGCGCGCGTACCTGCCGGAACTCCTTCCTGACGACTTCGAGGACCGCTGCGCGTGGCTGGACTTCGGAGGCGCCGGGGACGACCTGCACCCCTTCCCGGAGGTCGCCGACGTGTTCGGGGACGGCCTGCTGCGCGCCGTGCCACTTCCCGGTCACGCGCCGGGCATGGTGGGCCTCCTGGCTCAGGAGGACGCGGGCCTGACCGTCCTGGCCGCCGACGCCGCCTGGAGCGTCCGCGCGGGCCGCGAGGAACGCCCCGTGCACCCGCTGGCCCGCGTGGCGTTCCACGACCCCGCCCTGGAGGCCACCAGCGGCGCCGCCCTGCGCGCCTTCCTGCACGCCAATCCCGGTGCGCGGCTGCACGTCAGCCACGACGCGCCCGAGGGCTGGACTTGAGCGCCGTCCTGACCCTGCTGGGCGCGCTGGACGACGCCCGCCTGACCTTCCGCTCGCGCGCGGCGCTGGACCGCCACCAGGAGCGCCTCGCGCACGGACACCTGCGCTGGGTGGCCGCGCACAGCCCCGCCGTCGCTGCCCGCTTCCGCGCCGCCGGACTCCCCCTGAGCCGCTGGCGCGACCTGCCCCCCACCGACAAGGCCGCCATGCTCGCCACGTTCGACACGCTGAACACCGTCGATGTCACGCTGGACCGCGCGCTGGCGGTCGGGCGGCAGGCGGAACGCACCCGCGACTTCACCCCGACCCTCGCC
The DNA window shown above is from Deinococcus sp. LM3 and carries:
- a CDS encoding MBL fold metallo-hydrolase codes for the protein MSVRVIPLRAGSCLNLAAITERGAPWRVQAYPAGFTLILHPTRGPVLFDTGYGADVVTAMRRWPGVIYGLITPVQFGPHDSAREQLRVLGFPPEEVQHVIVSHLHADHVGGLRDFPHATFHLDRRAWEPLRALRGVRAVRRAYLPELLPDDFEDRCAWLDFGGAGDDLHPFPEVADVFGDGLLRAVPLPGHAPGMVGLLAQEDAGLTVLAADAAWSVRAGREERPVHPLARVAFHDPALEATSGAALRAFLHANPGARLHVSHDAPEGWT
- a CDS encoding NAD-dependent epimerase/dehydratase family protein, which gives rise to MNILVTGATGFLGGVTARELARAGHAVTGLGRDGARGAALEADGVRFVAADLRGADWDTLLDGVDGVVHAAARSTLWGHAADFHADNVTPSAALARACARRGVRLVHVSTPSVYNATGVTDQVREDTLVGPRFDSLYARSKWQAEQAVRAALPDATVLRPRGIYGVGDTSIVPRLAAALRAGRLPRLTGSEVWTDLTDVRNVTHAITLALARPAPGVFNITDGQAIPLWATLDRLADTLGVPRPTRRVPARLLEGLAAALELGARLHPAQPEPPLTASGVRLLTRPMTLDLTRARERLGYAPVVTPEQGFADVFAGLRGGTA